The Numenius arquata chromosome 7, bNumArq3.hap1.1, whole genome shotgun sequence genome has a window encoding:
- the MTRES1 gene encoding mitochondrial transcription rescue factor 1, protein MTGFRLPIITFRKLNVWFGLWEKFPSNKLYLSWRRSVFCTCQANTVNYRRCFSFSPVKLSVLRLSPEYISVLSLRSKSNKSSKRNRQTVQEEEDEDKEESNLEDEFENDPNVVKDYKDLEKVVQSLRYDVIMKAGLDMARNKVEDAFYNNELRLNGEKLWKKSRTVKLGDTLDLIVGEDKETGTAVVMRVVLKKVSDKTESEKYKVILRRWKNLKVPKQDVLK, encoded by the exons ATGACTGGCTTCAGACTCCCCATCATTACTTTTAGAAAACTAAATGTCTGGTTTGGACTGTGGGAGAAATTCCCTTCTAATAAACTGTATCTCTCTTGGAGGAGAAGCGTATTCTGCACCTGTCAAGCAAACACAGTGAACTACAGAAGATGTTTCAGCTTTTCCCCAGTAAAACTCTCTGTACTAAGACTGTCTCCAGAGTATATCTCCGTACTTTCTTTGCGGAGCAAAAGTAACAAAAGCTCTAAAAGGAACAGACAGACTGTacaagaagaggaggatgaagacaaagaagaaagcaaTTTGGAAGATGAATTTGAAAATGACCCCAATGTAGTAAAAGATTACAAGGATCTTGAAAAAGTAGTGCAGTCTCTTCGATACGATGTGATCATGAAAGCTGGTCTAGACATGGCAAGAAA taaagtAGAAGATGCATTCTACAATAATGAACTCAGGCTGAATGGAGAAAAACTATGGAAGAAAAGTAGAACt GTGAAACTTGGTGACACGCTGGATCTCATAGTAGGTGAAGATAAAGAAACAGGAACCGCTGTAGTTATGCGGGTAGTCTTAAAAAAAGTATCTGACaaaactgaaagtgaaaaatacaaagtaattCTGAGGCGTTGGAAAAACTTGAAAGTGCCCAAACAAGATGTACTTAAGTAA